The following are encoded in a window of Magnolia sinica isolate HGM2019 chromosome 11, MsV1, whole genome shotgun sequence genomic DNA:
- the LOC131218223 gene encoding uncharacterized protein LOC131218223 — MTEEGEALIRKKAILHCTSDDDDLQSFRSCLRWMCLDQSNCFWAIISWTLFILLTIVVPALSHFILAFSNCDGKHQRPYNIVIQLSLSIIATLSFIRLTRFIRKYGLQRFLFLDKLRHGSEKVRRQYTAELNRSFKLLSIFVLPCFVAESAYKIWWYSSSATRIPFLGNVYVSNTMVCFLELCSWLYRTSIFLLVCVLFRLICHLQILQLQAFTLVFQEEPDVAMVLVEHLRIRRQLKIISHRFRAFIVLALIFVTASQLASLLITIKFHAACFKAGELALCSVGLVTGLFICLRSAAKITHKAQAVTSHAAKWHACATIDSFNMVDCNASMQKAVGDVHPDEEEAADEDYMDDTKFIRPHARTISYQKRQALATYLENNKGGITIFGFALDRARLRTIFAIELSLFLWLLRKTVQISWRERET; from the exons ATGACTGAAGAAGGTGAAGCTTTGATCAGGAAGAAGGCCATCTTACATTGCACTTCTGACGATGACGATCTTCAAAGCTTCAGATCATGCCTCAGATGGATGTGTTTAGACCAATCCAACTGTTTTTGGGCCATTATCTCATGGACCCTTTTCATCCTCCTCACCATCGTTGTCCCGGCCTTGTCGCATTTTATCCTGGCATTCTCAAACTGTGATGGGAAGCATCAACGGCCTTATAACATTGTCATTCAGCTCTCTCTTTCTATCATCGCCACCCTCTCGTTCATCCGCCTTACACGCTTCATACGAAAGTATGGCTTACAGAGGTTCCTCTTCCTCGATAAGCTGCGCCACGGGAGTGAGAAGGTTCGGCGGCAATATACAGCAGAGCTCAAT AGATCTTTTAAGCTCCTATCCATCTTCGTTCTCCCTTGTTTCGTAGCTGAGAGCGCATACAAGATATGGTGGTACTCCTCCAGCGCAACCCGGATACCCTTCTTAGGAAATGTATATGTGAGCAACACCATGGTGTGCTTCTTAGAGCTCTGTTCATGGCTCTACAGGACATCCATCTTTTTGCTCGTCTGTGTGCTTTTCCGCCTCATTTGCCATCTCCAGATACTGCAATTGCAGGCCTTTACTTTGGTCTTCCAGGAAGAACCGGACGTGGCAATGGTCTTGGTAGAGCATTTGAGAATTCGTAGGCAGCTGAAGATCATAAGCCACCGGTTCCGAGCTTTCATTGTACTGGCTCTCATCTTTGTGACTGCAAGCCAGCTTGCTTCGCTTCTGATCACGATAAAGTTCCATGCAGCTTGCTTCAAGGCCGGAGAACTCGCC CTATGCTCGGTGGGCCTCGTCACTGGTCTTTTCATATGCCTACGCAGTGCAGCGAAGATCACACACAAGGCCCAGGCCGTCACGAGCCATGCTGCCAAGTGGCATGCGTGTGCCACGATTGATTCTTTCAACATGGTCGATTGCAATGCATCAATGCAGAAAGCTGTGGGGGATGTCCAtccggatgaagaagaagctgcaGATGAAGATTACATGGATGACACCAAATTCATCCGGCCCCATGCCCGCACCATCTCCTACCAAAAAAGACAAGCACTAG CAACTTATTTGGAGAACAACAAAGGTGGCATAACAATATTCGGGTTCGCATTGGACAGGGCACGGCTGCGTACCATTTTTGCGATTGAATTATCTTTGTTCTTATGGTTGCTAAGAAAGACTGTTCAGATTTcttggagagaaagagagacatga